The DNA region TGCATCGTTCCTTGTGCAATCCTTCCTGCCGCCAAGCGGCATGCCGCCGGCCAACCCAATGACAGGCTGTGGCACCTAGCACTGCCGCTTCTCGATGGTGACGAGGGCCGTCACGGTGAGCTGGGCCAGCACCATTCGGTCCACCATGCCGAATCTGCGGGGAGCCGTGTCGATCACGCAGACCGAACCGAGCGCCAGGCCATTGCGGTTGATGATCGGCGCGCCGGCATAGAAGCGGATATGGGGCGCTCCCAGAACCAGAGGGTTGTCGCGGAACCGCGGATCGGCCGCCGCATCCTCCACCACCAGCGGCAGGCTCTGCTGGATGGTGAAGCGGCAGAAGGCATGGTCGCGCGGTGTTTCCTGCGCCGCCAGCCCGCGCCGCGCCTTGAACCATTGGCGGTCGGCGTCCAACAGCGACACCAGGGCGATGGGAACCTGGAAGTGATCGCAGGCCCAGGACACCAGATCGTCGAAGGCGGGGTCCGGCGCGCTGTCCAGCAGGCCCGTGCCGCGCAATGCCTTGAGACGGGCAGCCTCGTCGTTGATCGGCATTGGCCGTCCGGCGGGCTGTTGCGAGGCGGACATGTTCAGAAGGGCCATGGACGATACTCCGCAGTCGATGAAGACAAAGCCGTTGCGGCGCATCACGGTCGAGCGGCGGAACACCCGTACGAACGCGGCGGCGAACCAACCAGTGACCGGCATGTATGCTGTGCCGGCCACTGTGCAGCTCGCGGTAGCCCGAGAATGCGCACATTTCTTCTACGCATGGAAAACCATATGGATTTATCGATTTAGGTAGTATCCTCTAATACGGATGGCATATGCGGTGTTCCGGCTTCGTCTGGATGCCGGTGTCCGGCAGTCGGCGGGACGTCTCGTGTTCAAGGGCGGAGGCGGGCAGGTTCGGCTCCGTGAACCGTCGGACAGAAAAACCGGCGGTATCGGAAAAAAGCGCTTGCGCCGGATCGGCCGGTCGGCCTATACACCGCCTCCCGCGACGCCGCGCCGCTGAACAGGCGGTGACGGCTCAAA from Azospirillum ramasamyi includes:
- a CDS encoding GAF domain-containing protein translates to MPVTGWFAAAFVRVFRRSTVMRRNGFVFIDCGVSSMALLNMSASQQPAGRPMPINDEAARLKALRGTGLLDSAPDPAFDDLVSWACDHFQVPIALVSLLDADRQWFKARRGLAAQETPRDHAFCRFTIQQSLPLVVEDAAADPRFRDNPLVLGAPHIRFYAGAPIINRNGLALGSVCVIDTAPRRFGMVDRMVLAQLTVTALVTIEKRQC